In Pseudomonas rhizosphaerae, one DNA window encodes the following:
- a CDS encoding fimbrial protein: MRTILFSSTFMVAACLAPMAHSADGTINFTGTILEGACTVEPGSATQNVALGTVNKAAFVNAGDRASSAPFSVVFNSCNPAVTRVALRFDGRPAAGNNQLLGLTASTGAAAGVGIGLFESDGSTLVPLGTKSLGIAAPASGASARLDFTAKYVATADVSAITGGPANAVATFTLDYN, from the coding sequence ATGCGTACTATCCTGTTTTCCAGCACTTTCATGGTCGCTGCATGCCTGGCACCCATGGCCCACAGTGCTGATGGCACGATCAACTTCACGGGCACCATCCTTGAGGGTGCTTGTACCGTGGAGCCAGGTTCTGCAACACAGAACGTTGCTCTCGGTACCGTCAACAAGGCGGCCTTCGTCAATGCTGGCGACCGTGCGTCCTCGGCGCCTTTTTCCGTTGTTTTCAATTCCTGCAATCCTGCGGTGACGCGCGTTGCCCTGCGTTTCGATGGTCGTCCTGCGGCAGGCAACAATCAGCTGCTGGGCTTGACGGCCAGCACTGGTGCAGCCGCCGGGGTAGGTATCGGCCTGTTCGAGAGCGACGGCAGTACGCTGGTCCCGCTGGGCACCAAGTCGCTGGGTATCGCTGCTCCGGCAAGCGGCGCGTCCGCCCGCCTGGACTTCACGGCCAAATACGTAGCAACCGCCGACGTGAGCGCTATCACCGGCGGCCCGGCCAATGCCGTGGCCACCTTCACCCTGGACTACAACTGA
- a CDS encoding glycosyltransferase family 4 protein: MTVPPLHIALVTETFPPEINGVASTLGYLHDGLRSRGHRVEVVRPRQAQDGASDDDAMLCRGWPIPGYPGLQWGASCMRRLLRRWRSTRPEVVYVATPGPLGLSAVRAARRLGIPVVSSFDTNFQQYAAQGGLGLLARLLTQYLRGFHRRTALTLVPSISQRLELQRRGFERLQLLARGVDSQLFHPARRSTALRQSWGLAEGDLAILHVGRLAHEKNLDLLARTCAYLQAHYPQRAIRLIVIGDGGRRSDLQRQIPEALFCGALRGERLAEHYASGDIFVFPSLTETFGNVVLEAQASGLAVVAYDEAAAAQHIRHGHSGALAMPGDEAAFLEAAGWLLEDEENLRRVRLNARRHARLQGWEAIVEQLEKHLARAREPWPSADVAHTQATPPVTRS; this comes from the coding sequence CAACGGGGTTGCCAGCACGCTTGGCTATTTGCACGACGGATTGCGCAGTCGTGGTCATCGGGTGGAGGTGGTGCGGCCGCGGCAAGCCCAGGACGGGGCAAGCGATGATGATGCAATGCTGTGTCGGGGCTGGCCGATCCCGGGGTATCCGGGGTTGCAATGGGGCGCGTCGTGCATGCGCCGGCTGCTGCGGCGCTGGCGCTCGACGCGGCCCGAGGTGGTGTATGTAGCGACCCCGGGGCCCTTGGGCCTGAGCGCTGTGCGCGCGGCTCGGCGTTTGGGCATTCCGGTGGTCAGCAGCTTTGACACCAACTTCCAGCAATACGCCGCGCAAGGCGGGCTGGGCCTTCTGGCGCGTCTGCTGACGCAGTATCTACGCGGGTTTCACAGGCGCACCGCCCTGACCCTGGTGCCCAGCATCAGCCAACGCCTGGAGTTGCAGCGACGCGGTTTCGAGCGTTTGCAACTGTTGGCACGCGGCGTCGACAGTCAGCTGTTCCACCCTGCGCGGCGCAGCACGGCATTGCGTCAGAGTTGGGGACTGGCGGAAGGCGACCTGGCCATTCTGCATGTCGGACGCCTGGCACACGAGAAAAACCTGGACCTGCTTGCGCGTACCTGTGCCTATCTGCAGGCACATTACCCACAGCGAGCGATCCGGTTGATCGTGATCGGCGATGGCGGTCGACGAAGCGATCTGCAACGACAAATTCCTGAGGCTTTGTTCTGCGGTGCGTTGCGTGGCGAACGGCTTGCCGAACACTACGCCAGCGGTGACATCTTCGTGTTTCCCAGCCTTACCGAGACCTTCGGCAACGTGGTCCTGGAAGCGCAAGCCTCGGGGTTGGCCGTGGTGGCCTATGATGAGGCCGCCGCGGCTCAGCACATTCGCCACGGCCACAGCGGCGCCTTGGCCATGCCTGGCGACGAGGCGGCCTTTCTGGAAGCCGCCGGCTGGCTGCTGGAAGACGAAGAAAACCTGCGCAGGGTCCGTCTCAATGCGCGTCGGCATGCCCGATTGCAGGGTTGGGAGGCGATCGTCGAGCAGCTCGAGAAACACCTGGCGCGCGCCCGCGAGCCCTGGCCCTCGGCAGATGTCGCTCATACCCAGGCAACCCCGCCCGTCACCCGCAGCTGA